Below is a window of Candidozyma auris chromosome 3, complete sequence DNA.
TGAAGGTGACGAGaacgacgatgacgacgaaaACGAAAATGCAAACGGGAAAGAAACAACCGATCAGCCCGCCGGCGAGAGCaagctgaaaaagaagaacaagaagaagaagaaaggtaaGAAGTAAGAGCGACTCCTACAACGATGAATAGATATCCGGTTAACTAATGATGACTGTATTATTATTCCTGGGCAGATTAACTCCCACGATACAGAACTTTATTCTCCAAACAAACGTCTCACTTTTTTCAATATAGAATCCTTCTCTGGGTCGTATGGATGGTCTTTTGAAGGGATTTCTAGAATGGCAGGAAATGCATTGGTGTAGCCATCCACCTTGTAACGTATCAAGTCTGCAATATGCTGGTTTATCAAAAGAATGGCAATGTCGTCTCTCTCAGTGGTGAACCTATCAAAGGCTTCTTCCACCTGCTCCACGGACGTTTTACCTGGAACAACGGTGAGAAAATTGGACTCTTTGCCTGGCTCATTGGAGACCTGGCCCACACCCGCCAAAAGCAAACCAGTGACAGAGTCTTCATCAGCAATAACGGCTAGCAATGACCGCTTGGACATTGCTTCAGTGGCGCTCATTGTGGCTGTAACtacttgaagttgagctcAATAGGTAGTTGTGAACAACCTACATGTACGGTCGTGTGTTGCTCATAATCACCGATAAGGGGACTATAGAGTTTGATTCAAACTAGAGTAAACGGGCTTTTGATGTCATCAATAAGTGAGAAAATCAGGTATTGAGGTGCTGCTATAACGATTCATTGACTTTGCTTCGTCTCTTTACGGCTCTTGTTGACGATCTTGTACTTTCCAACTGCgcatttgcaaccactgGCAGTGTACGTGAGACAAACGTTTAATTATGActtcaagtacttgcaattgactcAAAACtcaatcttttttttatttttcacTGTACCCCACTCCTCCTGTAGTTTTCAATCGACTTTTGCTTCCGCCATGTGTTATCGACTTGAAGGTTCACTGAGGCTGCAAGTTTTTtactttggctgcgaaaacgtTCACTACTCGCAAAATACTTAGCAGCTCAAATAAATACAAGACCATGCCCAAGTCGTGAGCTGACAGGAAGTATAGTTTAAAGAGACAAAGGCACTTAAATCCAAAGAGtttttttaaaaaattattctcttcttcgttttcaCCACTGTTTTGAAACGAAACGAAAAATTTGCACGTGACTGCACTTCCACTATAGATCACTTCGTCCCCATACTCTTCATCTACAACATGCCTCTTGCACGTTTCGGCAGACTCATTCCCCAGCGAGGCTTCCAAATTTCTGCCTCGTTGAATGCTGGTCACTCAAAATGGCAGAACATCAGACATGACAAGGCGAAAAACGACGCCAAAAAGTCTAAAGAGGCCCACTTTTTGGCTACTAGAATCACTGCATCGGTGAAGGCTGGCGGCACTGATGGCAATGCCCAGTTGCAGACGTTGGTTGAGAAAGCACGGAAGATGAATGTTACGAAAAAGATCATAGAGAATGCTATCAAAAGAGGCACTGGTGAAGTTTCGGGAGAAGCGTCAACGACAGCATCCATGACTTACGAGTTCATGGGTCCTCATGGGACTGCTTTTATTGTCGAGGCAGAGACAGATAACAAGGCAAGAACGATCGGGCTTGTTAAACATGCCATGGCGAAGTTCAACGCCAACTTGAGTCCATGTCAGTATTTATTCCAAAGAAAAGGTGAGATCATTTTCGACCCGCTCACACCcgaggaggagcttgacGATGTGTTGGAGGTGGCCATTGATATTGGCGCCGACGATGTAGAAAACTACAGTGACATCGACGATGAATACAATGGGGCCAAACTTTTCAGGATCCTCACGGAGCCGTCTGCATTGAACGAGGTGTCCAACAGTCTAGCTGCAAAGGGATACAAGCTTCGAGACTCCAAGACAATCTACCATGCTGATAAAGACAACGAGGTCGATTTCCCAGAAGACTTGGAAAAGTCCTTTGACAAGATGCTCGACCAATTGAACGAGATCAGCGAGGTGACAAACTACTACATGAACGTACGCCAACAACTGTAAATAGGTTGCTGTATAACAAGCAACACCCTTATAGTATAGATTCTCAGCTACAGCTGCAATGGGCCTTTTTTTCGATGTGTATTTCGTTATGCTAAGGTGGACTCAAAGGTTCGTGACATGGCGATATCATTTACTCGGATTCcgcctccttcttctcttgctgGGCAGCCTCGTTCAAAACATCGTCAACACGAGACAAGTTTGGGTTTTTCCACAACCTCAATTGCTTGTCGTAGGCGAAGTGTCTATAGGTGAAGTAGCCCAAAGAGCAAACGGCCACACCCATGGCAGCAAACAATGGGTACATCTCCACTGGAACAGGCACTCTAGCACGGCCCTGTTTTTTTGCTTCGTTCATCAAAATGCGAGCTGCTCTCATGATGGGCTATAGATTGGAATTGGTGAATATGTTGCAGAGAGAGATGATCGTTTTCAAATCTCACCTCTAGGTTTGTAGGCAGGCCGAAAAGGATGGAAGCTGGTTGGTCAGGCGGTGAGACAACTGCTGAGCACACGTGACCAGACCAGACTACGAATGGCTGAAACGTGGGCCATTCCTAAGACTTTCACGCTACCAAGTTGTGTCTGAAAATCTATTGCCGCTAATCTATTTTTCTAAGCAATTTGAAGTGTATATCTAAGCTGTTGTTTATCGTAGAGATTCACTGTTGCAAAGCAGTGAGCGCGAGTATGAGGAAAAATGAGCCCATAATCTGCCCAGGTGCTAATGCACACCGTATCCCCTACTAAGATTGAATAGGTTGAAGCCAAAGCATGCGCCAAGATGAAATCATCCTCAAGTAGATGATTTGTGCAAACTTcgcaacaaaagaaagccTGGCCACCAGATCACTGGAAGTGTGTGTAAGTGTATAGACAGGAATTtaatttgcagccattatgAACAGGTTTTGAAATGAAGGATACGCCACTTGCATGAGCTCCAGCACACTTCCAACATAGGCTAGACATGTGAAAACCTACCACTTAGCGATTTGCTGCTTCAAAGTGTCGTAACAGAGCCAGCTCACCGCCATAGAAGGCACAATTTTGTACAAGTTGGCCGTGAGACCCTTATAGGCCCCAGAAAAGCCCTCCTTCTGGAATATACTCACAAGTGCATGCGTAACGCTTCTGTACTGAAAGCCAAGTTCTCCACCAGCCATACTGGCTACCTGATACCGTTTTCTGAGCAAATCAAGCGGGTATATGAGCACCCCAGCGACAAGACTGCCAAACGCACCAGCACCCAATTTCCATAACGGGTTGCTGAAGTCACGGGGCGAGTTGTCCATTCTATCCCTCAAGTTTTCGTAAATTGCAAAGTTGATCGCCACGTAGGGTGCTACGCCGAGCGTAGTAGGCACAATGCCCCTGTACAAGCCTAAGAGGCCACCTTCATTGCGGTACACGTCCTTCAACGTGACCCACACCCCTGGAGGCTTCACAAGCTTGCCcttgttgagctttctCAAGGAAGCTGTCTGCACTGTGATTCGAGCACGTACCAAGTCAAGTGGGTAAGTAGTCACCACAGATGCGATTCCGCCCGCCAGGCCAGCTATGAGCCTATCAAGTTCCGTCAAAGTGGCAGGTTTTCCTGGTGGCTTATACCTGAGAAGCCAGAGCTTGCACTGCTCAAACACGGCAAACTGCACTGCGCTATAAGGGAAGATCCGAACGCAGTTGAGCGTGTTTCCTCGAAACCAGCCACGCCAGCCTTCGTCTTTATACATCTTCCATATCGTGGGAAACATGCCCCTGTATGCGTGCTGGGCCTCTGGCCCCTGAAGCTGAAGGAGGATCTTGGCTCTTTCAAATGGAGACACTATCGTCCGGGAGATGGACCCAGCAATGCCTCCAGCTAGAAGCGACGCATTCGACTCGATTTTCACATAGCCCTTGACCTGCTCATACGTGGAGGAGgtcatgaagaaaagcGAACGGTGGTGGGACTGTAGAACGTTGTGATAGGTGAAGTGGTAGGTATGAGTCGTACAGAGTCGGGAGGGAGATTTCGCACCGAGACGCTCCGGGTCGCAGGAAGAGTTGAGATTAGAGAGAAGAGGGAGACATGAAGGGCAATCTGAGGGAGTAAGCGAACAAAATAGCGAAGTTTCCATTTCTTCTAGAGTGATGGTGCTAAACAAGGAATATCGAGCGACAAGAAGTCTTCTGCTTTGTAGATAAGGTGCTCTGGAAGGTACTATTTGGGGACTACAgtgctttgaagaagaagcctcaATTCGAAAAACAATCATCTTAGACTTTTTATGATGATTTGTATCCTGAGGGAAATCGAAAACTCATGAGGTGTACTACATGAGGTGTAGTAATTTTGTGCTTTAACGTACTCAGAAATTCGGGTCGGTAGCGCCGTTcctcttttcgcagccgttCCTAAGATCCACACATTCACAGCCACACTGATTGTGGCGGCTCCAGTGGGCACACAATTAAGCAAGCGTAAAGAATATTGCAACTCCCAGACAGAGCACTCGAGGGGCTCATATAAAATCTGTAGATAATAGCATTTTTATTATGTGCCGTAAAAATGTAAAATCTGATGTAGCTGTCAGTGCGATTCAAACCTTAATTCAAACCACACATTAGTTTCCAAAAGGACCTGTTCTTGAAGCCACAAACTAAGACGTATACACTTACTAGGGCCTAGTATAATATATAGCTCTTCATAGTACCTTGGGTATTTATTCATGAAAGTACCGAAGTTGTACATAGGTGTGGCTGCAGATCTTAATAATGATGGCTTCCCCTAACATCGCCTCATCTTTATCGCTTAGAAGCTGAAAGAAACAACGATAACCATCTTCTTTAAGGTTAAAGTAGTACTTCAAACACCTTGAACCAACCAAGTGTCAGACATTCGTGGACATCAATATTGGGCCAGACGTGGTGTACGGGTGCA
It encodes the following:
- the VMA7 gene encoding H(+)-transporting V1 sector ATPase subunit F, translating into MSATEAMSKRSLLAVIADEDSVTGLLLAGVGQVSNEPGKESNFLTVVPGKTSVEQVEEAFDRFTTERDDIAILLINQHIADLIRYKVDGYTNAFPAILEIPSKDHPYDPEKDSILKKVRRLFGE